GCGTGGCCGCCACCCGCGCGAGGAGCAGGTGGGCCACGGACGGCGGACGTTCGGCGATCGAGCGGGGTGAGGGCCGCTTCTCGGTCACGTTCTCAGTCACGTTCTCGGTCACGACTTCCTCCGGGTGCCGCGCTGCAACGGGGGTACGGGTCACAGGTCACCGGGGTGACTCGCGAGTAACCGCCGGGTGGCGATCAGACTAAAGGCCCCGGCCTCCCCACGTAAGGGTCCTATTTCTTGTTCTTCGCGTCGCCGCCGTCGGAGTCGGACGAGAGCGCGGCGATGAACGCCTCCTGCGGCACCTCGACCCGCCCCACCATCTTCATGCGCTTCTTCCCCTCCTTCTGCTTCTCCAGCAGCTTGCGCTTCCGGGAGATGTCGCCGCCGTAGCACTTGGAGAGCACGTCCTTGCGGATGGCGCGCACCGTCTCCCTGGCGATCACCCGGGAGCCGATGGCCGCCTGGATCGGCACCTCGAACTGCTGCCGCGGGATCAGCTCGCGCAGCTTCCCCGCCATCTTCACGCCGTACGCGTACGCCTTGTCCTTGTGCACGATCGCGGAGAACGCGTCCACCTTGTCGCCGTGCAGCAGGATGTCGACCTTGACCAGGGCCGCGGCCTGCTCGCCCGTCGGCTCGTAGTCGAGCGACGCGTAACCGCGGGTCTTGGACTTCAGCGCGTCGAAGAAGTCGAAGACGATCTCCGCCAGCGGCAGCGTGTAGCGCAGCTCGACCCGCTCCTCCGAGAGGTAGTCCATGCCCTGCATCGAGCCCCTGCGGGTCTGGCACAGCTCCATGATCGCGCCGATGAACTCGCTCGGCGCGATCAGCGTCGCCCGCACCACGGGCTCGCGGACCTCGGCGATCTTGCCGACGGGGAACTCGCTCGGGTTGGTCACGGTGAACTCCGAGCCGTCCTCCATCGTCACCTGGTAGACGACGTTGGGCGCGGTCGCGATCAGGTCCAGCCCGAACTCGCGCTCAAGCCGCTCGCGGACGACCTCCAGGTGCAGCAGCCCGAGGAAGCCGACGCGGAACCCGAAGCCGAGCGCCGCCGAGGTCTCCGGCTCGTAGACCAGCGCGGCGTCGTTGAGCTGGAGCTTCTCCAGCGCGTCGCGCAGCGCCGGGTAGTCCGAGCCGTCGATCGGGTACAGGCCGGAGAACACCATGGGGCGCGGGTCCTTGTACCCGCCGAGCGCCTGGGTCGCGCCGTTCCGCTGGAACGTGACGGTGTCGCCGACCTTCGACTGCCTGACGTCCTTCACACCCGTGATCAGGTAGCCGACCTCGCCGACCGCGAGCCCGTCGGACGGCGTCATCTCCGGGGAGTTGACGCCGATCTCCAGCAGCTCGTGCGTGGCGCCCGTGGACATCATCTGGATGCGCTCGCGCCGCCCGAGCGCCCCGTCGACGACCTTCACGTACGTCACGACGCCGCGGTAGGCGTCGTACACCGAGTCGAAGATCATGGCGCGCGCCGGCCCGTCCGCATCGCCCACGGGCGCGGGCACCTGGCGGATCACCTCGTCGAGCAGCTCGCCGACGCCCTCGCCGGTCTTGGCCGAGACCCGCAGCACGTCGCCCGGGTCGCACCCGATGAGGTGGGCCAGTTCCGCGGCGAACTTGTCGGGCTGCGCGGCGGGCAGGTCGATCTTGTTCAGCACGGGGATGATCGTGAGGTCGTTCTCCATCGCCAGGTAGAGGTTGGCGAGGGTCTGGGCCTCGATGCCCTGGGCCGCGTCGACGAGGAGGATGCAGCCCTCGCACGCGGCGAGGGAGCGCGACACCTCGTAGGTGAAGTCGACGTGCCCCGGGGTGTCGATCATGTTCAGCACGTGCGGGGTCCCGTCCGCGGCCCACGGCATCCGGACCGCCTGGGACTTGATGGTGATGCCCCGCTCGCGCTCGATGTCCATGCGGTCGAGATACTGGGCGCGCATCTGGCGCTGCTCGACCACGCCCGTCAGCTGAAGCATCCGGTCGGCGAGCGTCGACTTGCCGTGGTCGATGTGCGCGATGATGCAGAAGTTGCGGATGAGAGCCGGGTCGGTGCGGCTCGGCTCCGGCGCGTTCGAAGTGATCGCGGGCACGCGTGGTCCTGTCGGGTCATGGCGGTGGGTCGCTTGGTCGTTCCCATGGTCCCATGCGAGCGGGCCCGCTCCCTGATTGGGAGCAGGACGTTGGCCGCTGGTAGGCTGGCCCACTGTGTCCCGTCCGGACACCCATCGTCTCAACCGTACTGAGAAGGCTCATTCGTGGCGAACATCAAGTCCCAGATCAAGCGGATCAGGACCAACGAGAAGGCCCGGCTGCGCAACCAGGCCATCAAGTCCGAGGTCAAGACCGCCGTCCGGCGTGCCCGCGAGGCCGCTGCCGCCGGTGACTACGAGAAGGCCGAGGCCGCCCGCAGGGACGCGGCCCGCAAGCTCGACAAGGCCGTGAGCAAGGGCGTGCTCCACAAGAACAACGCGGCCAACAAGAAGTCCGCGCTCGCCGCCCGCGTCAACGGGCTCCAGGGCTGATCGCGCTCCAGGGCTGACCCAGCCCACCGGCCGGAGCCGCGGCCCCTCTCTCCGCGTCGCTCCGCGCCCGCAGGTCACCGCACGGGCACCGCGCCGATCCCAACGTTCGCCACGACGGGCGCGGCGCCCCGCGCACACTCCGGGCCCCCGGCCGCCGCCTCCGCGCGGCGGCCGGGGGCCCGTGCGTTTCCCCGCCCGGTGGCGGGGAGCAGTCCACCGGACGCGGTAGGTTACGGGCATGTCGATACCGGGGGGGTCGTCGAACCCCTACCAGCAGCCATCCGGCACGCCGCACTTCCACGGAACGCACCCCCCGGCGTACGGCGGGCCGCATGCCCCGGGCGGCTTCGGGCCCGTGGTCCCGGCGCCGGCCGGCGGGCGGGCGCCGCGCGGCGGGCCGCCCGGCTGGCTCATCGGCATCGGCGCCGCGGCGCTGACCTCGGCCGTGTGGGCCGGCGCGCTGCTGGCCACCGGGACGTTCGGCGCGGGGAACGGCGCCGACCTGGCGGGCTACCCCTTCGCCTCTGACCTGTGCGCGACGGCGGACGTGTCCGCGTTCGAGAACGACTACCGCGCGCGCCCCGACGACGAACCGCTGTCGCGGTCCGCGCGGCACGACGCGCTCGACGTCAGTTCCTGCGAGCTGACCTTCGAGCCGCGCGACGCGGACCCCGACCTCTACCTCACCGCCTACGTGACGTACGAGCTGAGCTGGCACAAGTCCACCGATCCCGGTCCCGAGTTCGTGGCACGGGCCGAGGCGTGGGGGCAGTACAACGAGGTGGAGGGCTACCTGGACTACAGGACCGAGCCGCTGAGCGGCCTCGGCGACGAGGCGTTCGTCGTCTTCGGCGAGGACACCGGGAGCGGGGACCTGTCCTGGGCGATGCTCACCGTGCGGGACGGGTGGTTCGAGTACAGCCTGTCCTGGAGCGCCTACCTGGGCGACGACCCGGACGGTCTCGCCGAACGGGACCGGCTCCTCGACACGCTGCGGACCTCGACCGAGGAGACCCTGGCCGCCCTGCGGGACGGCGGCAGCGGCGGAAGCGGCGGCAGTGGTGAGGACGGGGACGGCGGCGGCCCGGAGGGCGACCGCCGCGAGGAGCGGGACGGCGCGACCGAGGAGCCCGAGCGCGACCGGGACAGCACGCCCGCCTGAGCCGCGCCCGTGCGGCGTTCAGCGGGAACGGGCGGCGCCGGGGAAAACGTGCGTCCTCAGGGAGAAGGCTCGGCCTCAGCGGGAACGGGCGGCGCGCGCGATCACGACGACCGCCTTCTCCAGCGCGTACGCGGGGTCGTCGCCACCGCCCTTCACCGCGGCATCCGCGTCGGCGACGGCACGCAGCGCCACGGCGACACCGTCCGCCGACCAGCCGCGCATCTGCTGCCTGACCCGGTCTACCTTCCACGGCGGCATCCCCAGCTCCCTGGCCAGGTCGCCCGGCCGCATCCCGCCGGGCGCGGAGGCCAGCTTGCCGATGGCGCGCACGGCCTGCGCCAGCGCACTGGTCACGAGCACCGGCGCGACGCCGGTGCCGAGCGCCCACCGCAACGCCTCAAGCGCCTCCGCGACGCGCCCTTCCACCGCGCGGTCGGCGACGGTGAAGCTCGACGCCTCCGCGCGGCCCGTGTAGTAACGGGCCACCACCGCCTCGTCGATGGCCTCCGGCACGTCGGCGGCCAACTGCGCGCAGGCCGACGCCAGCTCGCGCAGGTCGCTGCCGATCGCGTCGACCAGCGCCTGGCACGCCCCCGGCGTGGCCCGGCGCCCCGCGGCGTGGAACTCGGCGCGCACGAACGTCAGCCGCTCGGCCGGCTTCGTCATCTTCGGACAGGCGTACTCGGTCGCCTTGGCCTTGCGCGCGGCATCGAGCAGCCCTTTGCCCCTGGCACCCCCCGCGTGCACCAGGACAAGGGTGATCTCCTCCACGGGCGCCGCCAGGTAGCCCTTGATCTCCTTGATCACGTCGGCGCCCAGGTCCTGCGCGGCCCGGACGACGACCACCTTGCGCTCGGCGAACAGCGACGGGCTGGTCAGCTCGGCCAGCGTCCCCGGCTGCAACGTGCCGGGCGGCAGATCGCGCACGTCGGTGTCCGGGTCGGCGGCCCGCGCGGCGGCCGTCACCTCCTGCACGGCCCGGTCGAGCAGCAGCTCCTCCTGCCCCACGGCCAGAACGAGCGGACCTGGGGCGGAGACGTCGGGCGCGGCGGTTGTGGCAGCCATGCGCCCCAGGATCGCACGCGGCTCGGACACCGGGGACAATGACCGGGTGACCCGCGAGCGACATGTCCTGGTGCTGCCCGACCGCGACGCCGCCGAAGAACTGGCCGCCGAGGCGGCCGACCGGCTCGGCCTGCCGGAGGAGCCGCGGCCGGTGCGCGACGCGCTCGCCGGCGAGGACGACGCGGAGGACGCGCAGTGGCTCGTCGTCCTCGACGACCCGGACCCGGCGGCGCTCGCCGCGCTGACGGCACTGGCCGAGGAGCGCGACGGCTGGGTCGAGCGGGACTGACGCGTCAGCGGCCCGAGCCGGCGCGCGCCAC
Above is a genomic segment from Streptomyces marincola containing:
- the lepA gene encoding translation elongation factor 4; this encodes MPAITSNAPEPSRTDPALIRNFCIIAHIDHGKSTLADRMLQLTGVVEQRQMRAQYLDRMDIERERGITIKSQAVRMPWAADGTPHVLNMIDTPGHVDFTYEVSRSLAACEGCILLVDAAQGIEAQTLANLYLAMENDLTIIPVLNKIDLPAAQPDKFAAELAHLIGCDPGDVLRVSAKTGEGVGELLDEVIRQVPAPVGDADGPARAMIFDSVYDAYRGVVTYVKVVDGALGRRERIQMMSTGATHELLEIGVNSPEMTPSDGLAVGEVGYLITGVKDVRQSKVGDTVTFQRNGATQALGGYKDPRPMVFSGLYPIDGSDYPALRDALEKLQLNDAALVYEPETSAALGFGFRVGFLGLLHLEVVRERLEREFGLDLIATAPNVVYQVTMEDGSEFTVTNPSEFPVGKIAEVREPVVRATLIAPSEFIGAIMELCQTRRGSMQGMDYLSEERVELRYTLPLAEIVFDFFDALKSKTRGYASLDYEPTGEQAAALVKVDILLHGDKVDAFSAIVHKDKAYAYGVKMAGKLRELIPRQQFEVPIQAAIGSRVIARETVRAIRKDVLSKCYGGDISRKRKLLEKQKEGKKRMKMVGRVEVPQEAFIAALSSDSDGGDAKNKK
- the rpsT gene encoding 30S ribosomal protein S20, whose translation is MANIKSQIKRIRTNEKARLRNQAIKSEVKTAVRRAREAAAAGDYEKAEAARRDAARKLDKAVSKGVLHKNNAANKKSALAARVNGLQG
- the holA gene encoding DNA polymerase III subunit delta, producing the protein MAATTAAPDVSAPGPLVLAVGQEELLLDRAVQEVTAAARAADPDTDVRDLPPGTLQPGTLAELTSPSLFAERKVVVVRAAQDLGADVIKEIKGYLAAPVEEITLVLVHAGGARGKGLLDAARKAKATEYACPKMTKPAERLTFVRAEFHAAGRRATPGACQALVDAIGSDLRELASACAQLAADVPEAIDEAVVARYYTGRAEASSFTVADRAVEGRVAEALEALRWALGTGVAPVLVTSALAQAVRAIGKLASAPGGMRPGDLARELGMPPWKVDRVRQQMRGWSADGVAVALRAVADADAAVKGGGDDPAYALEKAVVVIARAARSR